GCTAATTATATGTATGATTCACAAGTCTTGCACATGGTGCATCTATATACACAACAGTAACAAATAATATTGTTGTTAAGATcgttataaaaatgttattctatTATTAAGTAAAGCattgactttgactttgaccatatatatatatacttcaaATAGTTCATCACAAAATGGCTTGTTTGGATGTTTagccaaaaaatgtaattagatgaaataaagaacaaaatataGTTTATACCGAATCTCTCTTTAGTGAGGTGATGAATTTTTTCAACTCGTTTGTTTGATGCTAGTCTATTCATGAAATGGCTAGACTGTCTATCATTCTATTTAATTTAGTAAAAAAATCATAGACATATAAAATGAACCAATATATTTACCATGGGGAAAAGCTGCATTTGTAACTTAAACTGTGTACTGTAAATCGACggtaattatttattaacaaaCGTCCCCTGCCACAATCTACCATCAAGCAGTGGTGGCAATGGTTGGGACTTTTGATTGGTTCCTCCATAGCCAATGAGATCTGCAGTGACGTGGCGGAACCAAATGGACTCCTATAAGAACTGCGGTGGTCTTGAGAGCCGTTCATTCGACAGGATCACAAAGCAACCATGAGGTCTCTGGTTTTTATTCTGCTTCTGGGAGTCGCTGGTGAGCtaacaacatatttaaaaattaaaaagtttttaaaatcaattaacaaggtacaaaaaaatatgagagtgaaatagctttcaagctggAACAGTTGATTCTTccatttaattatattaattcaaGGTGTTCTGGGATACTTGTTTGTGACGTTCGCATGACTCTTATCTGTGTGTCAataaccccgcccactgcaGTGGCTCTGGATGATGATAAGATTGTTGGAGGGTACGAGTGTGAGCCCCACTCCCAGCCCTGGCAGGCGTCTCTGAACACTGGGTACCACTTCTGCGGTGGCTCCCTGGTCAGCGAGAACTGGGTGGTGTCCGCCGCTCACTGCTACAAATCGTGAGTCAGATCGACGTCCTTAAGCTCTTCAGTCCACAGCTTCAGCACCATAATCTCTATAAGTTTAGATACGTGCTGTAAAGACACcacaacagtttggggaaaatTTGATATAGGATGTTAACAGTTCTCACAATACTACATTTCTTCAAAGAGTTACAGTAGCAGAACAAATAAGAGTGTGGGGTTCTTATATGGGGGTTTTAACGAAATGTGATGACATACTGATCTATTGGTCATCTTATTGGCGTTTAATCATGATTCTGCATTTCTGTCAGTCCGAGCCGTTTGGAAGTGCGCCTGGGTGAGCACCACATCGGGCTGAACGAGGGCACCGAGCAGTTCATCGGCGCTTCCAACGTCATCCGCAACCCCAACTACAGCTCCTGGGACCTGGACAGTGACGTCATGCTGATCAAGCTGAGCAGGCCTGCCACCCTGAACAGCAATGTGCAGCCCGTGGCCCTGCCCACCAGGTGTGCCCCTGCTGGCACCATGTGCAGAGTCACTGGCTGGGGCAACACTATGAACCCTGGTGAGTAAGTCAGTGGGGTCAAAGGTTAATACttaaaggtgtgagatcacaaatatgtgattagaatgaattctcagctgaacattctaatactgatgtaacaatcactgtgGTAATtgaaacaatggagttctagaacacagacttagaatgttgaaaataCATTCTGAAAAATCTGCTCTTCAATCAGTTAAATGAGCCAGTGACCATCCTGGGTAGCTTCCAGACCCTAACATGGGCTCACCTGCCAGGTCATATTTAGTCCACCAGGAGGAGTGATGACATCTACCCTTCCTGTCCTTtacctccctctttccccctctccctccttccccataGCCGTTAGCGGAGACAAGCTTCAGTGTCTGGAAATCCCCATCCTGTCGGACAACGACTGCTCAAACTCCTACCCTGGCATGATCACCTCCACCATGTTCTGCGCTGGGTACCTGGAGGGAGGCAAGGACTCCTGCCAGGTAGCTACTGAAGTCACTGTGGCCTTACGGCTGTGTGCTGCTCCTCCCCTCACTGCTACAGAGGCTACACACAAGCGTCACtctcacactgctgctgtaacatgggcactaatacacacactgacctctCTGTGCCAGCACCGTGTAGCAGCACATTAAGCTTGACcttcctcccaccctccctccctccctctctccctctctccctctctccctctcagggtGACTCTGGTGGCCCTGTGGTGTGTAACGGTGAGCTGCAGGGTGTTGTGTCCTGGGGATACGGCTGTGCGGAGCAGGATCACCCCGGTGTCTACGCCAAGGTAAAGCAGCGcctgtctctgtttgtctgtgtgttcatcTGTATTTCCTCAAGAGGACCTTACAGTAAGTTTTGATCATAATGTGCATTGATTAGACCATGAGCACGTAGTTCTTGGACGTGTATTATTGTTTCTGCTAATATAGCAAGGCTTTACCCCACTGAGCTCTGTCTATGGTTAGACAGACCAGATAAACAAAATGGAACAGTTTTCACCAAAGTATTACCATTCATTTGTGTCTTTCCTTGTCTCCAGGTGTGCATGTTCAGTGACTGGCTCCGCACCACCATGGCCAGCAACTGAGTTTGATCCCGGCTATGCGACTCCACTGCAGTCACACAACGCAACAGCATTAGGTGCAGTCTACCAACAATCGCTTCCAACAGATCTATGGACAGTGTGACAAATAAAGCATTTGCAACAAAATATACCAGTCTGCTGCCTCATTTTCTACCAAGTGGAATTCCAGAAGATTCCCAGAGGTTTCCTATAGTGCACAAGGTGTATATTTGACTTTCGCAGTCAGTGATACATTATTTATGGGTTTTAATAAGATGCTCAATGGTATCTGGACAGTAGACTACATGGTGTTCAATTGATCCGTGTTACAAGTGTGGACGTTACAATAAAATTATACTACTACTCATAGTAGCCTGTTCAAGGTAACCAGCTTGATCTAATAGTTTGATCTATTTTAACATAGTATTCTATAAGCAGAGAATATTTTTAGCCTTGGGAAATTTATTCAGATCATTTATTTATCAGCACTTTTAATTGTATCAGTGCAATAAACAGGGCAtttgccaaaatatattttactcaGCAGCATGCATTAAATCATGGGAATTATATTGTATATCTGAGCATTATGCATTAAATCATTGGAATTATCAGTCATTTAATCTGTGCCAttctaaatattacaaaatatttcttCATCCTCAAGACAGTCATGTCACACATTCTATACAAGAGGACGGACGACTCAACACTGTTGCATATTTCGCACGAGTTCCTCCTTCTCTTACAGCTACAGAGGCACACTAAGTATCACTCTCACACTGAATGatgggaaataaaaagaaaagatctTCATGTTTTACAGATGATTTCATTATATTGCACTGTATTACGTTCATTTAGCtgatgcacttatccagagggacttacactGTCAGAGAACAGACCTGGCAAACAATattcccagaccagcgagtGCATATGCAACACCAGGAAAAGCACTGATCCAATTTAGCAATGCTAATCAAGAACCAAAATGCACATCCTACATACACATAGTACAATACTCACTGCATCCATAACGCACcctaaaaaggaaaaagaaaaacataaggCCATGAAGATATCATTTGTATTAAAGTATAGGAGAGCAAGGGGATGGTGATGGGAGGGGATCCAAGTGACGTGAACTAACCCCACGTTAGGATTGGGCATATTAATGGTAAACCGTACAGGCACTGGTAAACACAACATTGTGATTGGTAAAGAGGCTGGCATGTAAATAAGTGAACATACAGTTTCTAGGAGAGAGTGTGGCGTAGCGGGAGCGACACGGCTTGTGTGTTTGGCTgttattgaaataaaacatcCTCCCACCGAGCGGTTTTGCTTTACCCATCCAGACTCGCTGAGTTCATTCTTAAAATTCCACATTCGAGCTGTTTGTCAGTCCGTGCTTCCTTTTATTTCCAACCTGTGTGTCCCAAGTAGGGACATGACACCAAGATGCTATTTGAATTTTCCAGTTTGTGTTGTAAAACAGCCAatgattctgctgtcctgactacCATGGGTAGAACTAGCATGCAGAGGCATTCTCATCGGGAGAGGCAAACACGCAGCCAAGGTTAGGGAACGCAGAGCTTGTGCtatatcattttgttttcagatttgTGTGGAATTATGCCAAGAATATTAAGGCGTTTCACATTACTCCGGACATTTTGTAAATACACGGAGAGCACTTGATATTCCCATGTGTGTATAACTGATGTAAGCATCCCCTCAGATAAACAGCAGAAGTATCAGAGCAGTGAAGGAACGCGTATAGTCAGTTCACTTTGGAATGGTGTTCCAGGATCTTCACTCATCGcccactgtgccacaccacCAATGGCACGAACGTATTCCCCGTGACGGCTTTCCAACAACACCAGATATGATTATACTGTACACGGAAATcctaaggtttacataatgccGATCCAGTAGAATGTTTCGCAACTGTGCAGTATTGGGGCCATAGTTGCCTCTTTATCAAACtttgctgactccctgtcagcaccgtaaacagcctgttttcctttgggggtctgataaggggtTCACTTCTGTAAACTGCCCTATGCTTCGACACCCAAAAACAGTACTGCGTGAATTGCTTTATTGCCACGGTGTATAGATACTCATCATTGACTGGTAAATACTGGGATTTGGGTGGGCCTTCCACTAAAcctttttatgattatttacatttttatctttatcaACCATCTatagccacgtttccaccaaaagtacccggaacttttagtcccaggaactacttttcaaggaactaaaaggctccttcagcccatggttgtctgcgtttccaccgcggtctaaagtcccgcgaagattaggcaaattagcccactgacgtatgaaaaagcgacgttgtcgtcggtccatctgtcctatgatttcttctgtaaccccatactaccaccgaagaaTGAATaactactgtactgtatgtgtatttcatttttaatatgtagCTTTGCTGATAAATAATCTCCCAATTTGTGTTTGATAGTGGTTCATAAGCTTTGGCTTTCAATGCAAACTAGCACTGTAACTGAAAATTAATTGGAATTTGCAAAGTTACACTGAATCTAAAATTTTGTGAAACAAATCGACAAATAGCTAAAaactaaaattacattttccattttttcccagTTGTTTCATATCCCTGTTCCTTCTGGCTCCTATACTAATTTGAAAATTCAAGCACAGACACCCGCATTCTTCATTCTTAGCCATTCATGAATATGTACACAGGGGGACTTATACCATGGCatggccccacacacacatagtccGCCTGcttcagttttgaaaaaaaaaaacttctactGGCCTGGAGTGAGTTTTCAGCAATAATAATGGAGAGATTTAGGAGACAATGTTTTATTGGCTTAATTTTTATCAACAAGCAGGTCTACTGAAGACTGAAGACTTTCTTCAGTGACTCCAGGGCTGGGCGGCTTTGGCCGCGGCGGTGGTCTGAGGCCTAGTAGCTGTTGAGAATGTCCTTGATCCAGGGCAGCAGGGCGCAGACCTTGGTGTAAACGCCGGGATAGTTGGGCTGGGCGCAGCCGTAACCCCAGGATACGATGCCCTGCAGCTCGCCGTTACACGCCAGCGGGCCGCCTGAGTCACCCTGAGATTGGGGCGGGGGGTCACAGGATAGGGTCAAGAGAGCAGGACAGTGCAGATGATTGGATagaagttaaaaagaaaaagggggaggaCAGTGTGTTAGACACAAAGCACAGACAAATGCTGAATAACAATAGTTACTTTTCTATTTGATTGTTGAAACAATCCTACCTAATCTATTTTATCTTATTTGGAGAACTACAAATGCTTGTGCGCAAACAGTCGTGTGTTCATAAATGGCCCATCGCCCGGCAAGGTGTATCACATGATACAATTGCTCTCCGCAGACTGCATCAGCGCTAGCATTTGAACTATCAaacttaattaaatttaaatgagtgTTTGAGCAGAAGATGGATTGTATGTCGCCATGGTGTGAGGTGAATTGTGTGCAAATTTCAATGGTCTGATTTGTGTTAATTAGACCAATTTAgttgtttttctgaaaatattggcTCAGGAAAAACACTGTTTTCATAGTTAAAGTTTTATGTGCACAATACTGATTTTAAAGTCACAATGCTACTTGATACATAGTTATTGTTTAAACAAGTGTTTAGAACTTATGATTTggcacaaacaatctccactcCCATTCACAGGGCATCTGTCTTTATGTTAtttgtgggattgtgggtagtAAAAAGGACAGACTGCAGTATTACGGTATTAGCAGTGAGAACGCATTGTGCTGATACCTTGTGCTTCCTTATCATATGCGCCGAAACCGTGTTGTGTTCTACTGATGGTATTTTGCTCCACACTCTCGATGTGAATGAATACATTGGGTTTAAGGATTGTAAGCGTTTCAGTTGGTGTAAGACGGCGTGACCATCCTCTGTACCTGACAGGCGTCCTTTCCCCCCTCCAGATAGCCGGCGCACACCATGTTTTTGGTGATCTGGCCGGGGTAGGAGCCCTCACAGTCCTGCTGGGACAGGATCGGTACGTCCACGCACTGCAGGTTGAAGGGGTTAAACACTGCAGGAAAGGTGGGGAGAGCGAGGGATGAGAGGAGGATGAGTgcaaataattaaacagtagGGAACCAGGCAGTAAGAAACCTGCAAACCTTTCACTTCGACCTAAAGAAGTAGCACGAGTACAcgctctctctgttctttctttccccaAGAAATATTGTAAGAAATATGACCAACTTGAATTGTCATTTTAACAAAAGCATCCCAACTTAGATTTCCTCCATGCATATGAATACCTCTAACGATTTGTCTTTACGGTGCATTGTATCTCTGTTTTCGGGACGGCGCTCTCACCCTGATCGGTGTAAATGTTGCCCCAGCCGGACACCACGCACCTGTCCCCGGCGACGGGACAGGCCGTGGGCAGAGCGATGGGCCGGACGAACTCGTTGACGGTGACCGGGTGGGCCAGCTTCAGAAGCATGATGTCATTGTCCAGAGTCTGGTAGTCGTAGCTCTGGTGCCAGT
This window of the Anguilla anguilla isolate fAngAng1 chromosome 1, fAngAng1.pri, whole genome shotgun sequence genome carries:
- the LOC118230107 gene encoding trypsin-1-like, with the protein product MRSLVFILLLGVAVALDDDKIVGGYECEPHSQPWQASLNTGYHFCGGSLVSENWVVSAAHCYKSPSRLEVRLGEHHIGLNEGTEQFIGASNVIRNPNYSSWDLDSDVMLIKLSRPATLNSNVQPVALPTRCAPAGTMCRVTGWGNTMNPAVSGDKLQCLEIPILSDNDCSNSYPGMITSTMFCAGYLEGGKDSCQGDSGGPVVCNGELQGVVSWGYGCAEQDHPGVYAKVCMFSDWLRTTMASN
- the LOC118230103 gene encoding anionic trypsin-1-like, whose translation is MIGLIVLALLGSAATAPLEDKIVGGYECPRHSQPWQVSLNIGYHFCGGSLINDQWVISAAHCWMNPYEQMAILGDHHIWQYEGTEQYMSVNAIYWHQSYDYQTLDNDIMLLKLAHPVTVNEFVRPIALPTACPVAGDRCVVSGWGNIYTDQVFNPFNLQCVDVPILSQQDCEGSYPGQITKNMVCAGYLEGGKDACQGDSGGPLACNGELQGIVSWGYGCAQPNYPGVYTKVCALLPWIKDILNSY